The Thalassotalea agarivorans region AAACAGGTGGCTGGCGTTTGCGCCAGGTGGCAAACTTCATTTTATCTTCGCGATAGAAGTTACGGTAAGCATCAACGGCATTTTGTTTTACTTTATAATCATCCGGCATCGCTTGCGCGAATTCAGTTAGGCCCTTTGATTCGTAGGGGTAATCCAATATCTTCTCCAACACTGCCATAGACTTATGGTCTGTCGTTTTGTCGTAGCGGTACTGATACTCTGTGTTCAGCGCACGTGTTAGCTCAACTAACCATAAAAAATTGTCATATGACTCTTCCACCCATAACACACATGGGTGCTTAGCATGCGTTGACTTATATGGTGTGCTAAAGCCTTTTTTGTTTAGCGCCGTGCAAAGCAACTGCACGCTTTCAAGAATCATTTTTACAACATGCTGGTCGCAGTGATACTGCGCGCAGCGCGTTATGTCTTCATCAAGTATAAAAATATTCATGGGTTTTTCCGCGTCTTTTCATATTTTACGGCGCTATTAGCAAAAAAGATTACATCAATAAGGATGGTTGCCGATGGAATGACAACCTAGTGTTAACACACTGCTCACACTTTTTTGATGATAAGACCTTGTAACTCAAATTTTAAAACACTACAGTAGCGACACAGTGATTATTGATAGTAGATAAGCGCGAATAGACGCTATCGCTCTAAAGCATTTTACGAGAGTGACAACACTTCATGCAGCAACACATTTTAATGGTGGAAGACGACGAA contains the following coding sequences:
- a CDS encoding pyrimidine dimer DNA glycosylase/endonuclease V, with the protein product MNIFILDEDITRCAQYHCDQHVVKMILESVQLLCTALNKKGFSTPYKSTHAKHPCVLWVEESYDNFLWLVELTRALNTEYQYRYDKTTDHKSMAVLEKILDYPYESKGLTEFAQAMPDDYKVKQNAVDAYRNFYREDKMKFATWRKRQPPVWLSATVD